Proteins encoded together in one Antennarius striatus isolate MH-2024 chromosome 13, ASM4005453v1, whole genome shotgun sequence window:
- the dnajb13 gene encoding dnaJ homolog subfamily B member 13 — protein MDKDYYETLEINRNASNSDINKAYRHLALKCHQPNYGQTGSVEQFRQLGEAYDVLSDPQKKAIYDKFGEEGLKGGTPPEYGSSGAWSSRYIYHGNPEKTFKQFFGGDNPFAAFVTNDAPLHFGGLRPEEMKMQDTHIERDLHLSLDDLFHGCIRKIKISRRVMNDDGHTSSIKDKILTINVKPGWEEGTRITFPKEGDQGPNNIPADIVFIIRQKSHPVFVRQANDLILKAQISLEKALTGFSVDVKTLDGKRLNVPINDIVHPAYKKIVTGEGMPLSQDCSQRGDLIITFDIQFPENLSAEKKQLIKQALAFK, from the exons ATGGACAAGGATTATTACGAGACCTTGGAAATAAACCGGAATGCATCAAACTCGGATATCAACAAAGC ATATCGACATCTTGCGTTGAAATGTCACCAACCCAACTATGGACAAACCGGAAGCGTGGAGCAATTCAGACAGCTGGGTGAAGCCTACGATGTTTTGAGCGACC CTCAAAAAAAGGCTATTTATGACAAATTTGGCGAGGAGGGTCTCAAAGGTGGTACCCCACCTGAGTATGGCAGCAGTGGGGCTTGGTCATCCAGATATATCTACCATGGGAACCCAGAAAAAACATTCAAGCAGTTTTTTGGAGGTGACAATCCATTTGCAG CTTTTGTTACAAATGATGCACCACTTCATTTTGGTGGCCTGCGtccagaggagatgaagatgcaAGATACTCATATAGAGAGAGACCTTCACCTGTCCTTAGATGATCTTTTCCATGGATGCATCCGAAAGATTAAAATATCTCGTAGG GTTATGAATGACGATGGACATACATCAAGCATCAAAGACAAGATCCTAACTATAAATGTAAAACCTGGGTGGGAGGAAGGCACAAGAATTACTTTCCCCAAAGAGGGAGACCAG GGGCCAAACAACATCCCTGCAGATATTGTGTTTATAATACGGCAGAAGAGTCATCCTGTGTTTGTTAGGCAAGCCAATGACCTGATCCTTAAGGCCCAGATCTCTCTGGAGAAG GCTTTGACGGGGTTCTCTGTGGATGTGAAGACACTAGATGGCAAGCGGCTCAATGTTCCCATCAATGACATTGTGCA CCCTGCGTACAAAAAGATAGTAACTGGAGAGGGAATGCCGCTGTCTCAAGACTGTTCCCAGAGAGGAGATCTCATCATTACCTTTGACATCCAGTTCCCTGAGAATCTCTCTGctgagaagaagcagctgattAAACAGGCTCTTGCTTTTAAGTAG